In the genome of Christensenella timonensis, one region contains:
- a CDS encoding FAD-dependent oxidoreductase, which translates to MKTVTEASREVPVLCEADVVVIGGGAAGIGAALGAGRAGAKTILIERFGCLGGCQTLTFNDSFSFVDDRIQGGLIQEIIDKLHEGGAVYKSSVGSHKAHWSEKEGCFYFDPEYYKFMLENMMKDAGVQLLYHAFAVDGIHEGDELKGVIIESWQGRHAILAKTVIDCTGIADLAWKAGAECTGEEGYKDNKYGPYKGRHMAFGYGYFVRGMDYKRFREFAQANPEEWDDWVKGRKLFTEAKASGKLYSFRNSCIFQEYEDGRVWMLSPGYPIPAGNHPWEAEQISLATVDIRKQAFSILELLKKHVPGFENATIEQTASKLLHRDGHRIVGEYTITEDDMRGGTTFEDAITCCNMPPDPFFPDGGHHFKFDVTPYDIPYRSLVSKDFGNLMAAGGASSMDLITWAALRYCTPSVCTGQAAGTAAAMAAKQGIMPSELNVPELQKELHSQGLVTTNKDLPSSVVEEYARRAEEWGNGFGM; encoded by the coding sequence ATGAAAACAGTTACGGAAGCAAGCAGGGAAGTACCGGTTTTATGCGAAGCGGACGTTGTCGTGATCGGCGGCGGGGCAGCGGGGATCGGCGCAGCGCTGGGAGCAGGACGCGCGGGGGCAAAGACGATTCTGATCGAACGTTTTGGCTGCTTGGGCGGATGCCAGACCCTTACTTTCAACGACTCATTCTCGTTTGTGGACGATCGTATCCAGGGCGGGCTGATACAGGAGATCATCGATAAATTACATGAGGGCGGCGCGGTATACAAATCGAGCGTCGGTTCCCACAAGGCGCATTGGAGTGAAAAAGAAGGCTGCTTTTATTTTGACCCGGAATATTACAAATTCATGCTCGAAAACATGATGAAGGATGCGGGCGTACAGCTTTTGTACCATGCGTTTGCAGTAGACGGCATCCACGAGGGAGACGAGCTTAAGGGCGTGATCATTGAGAGCTGGCAGGGCCGCCATGCGATCCTCGCCAAAACGGTAATCGATTGTACGGGTATTGCGGATCTCGCATGGAAGGCCGGCGCGGAGTGTACGGGTGAAGAAGGCTATAAGGACAATAAATACGGCCCGTATAAAGGCAGGCACATGGCCTTTGGCTATGGCTACTTCGTACGGGGAATGGACTATAAGAGATTCCGTGAATTCGCACAGGCCAATCCCGAAGAATGGGACGACTGGGTCAAGGGCAGGAAACTGTTTACGGAAGCCAAGGCGTCAGGAAAGCTTTATTCCTTCCGCAACAGTTGTATTTTCCAGGAATACGAAGATGGACGCGTGTGGATGCTGAGCCCGGGCTATCCAATCCCGGCAGGCAACCACCCGTGGGAAGCGGAACAAATTTCGCTGGCAACGGTGGATATCCGCAAGCAGGCATTTTCCATCCTGGAGCTCCTCAAAAAGCATGTTCCCGGCTTTGAAAACGCGACCATCGAACAGACGGCAAGCAAGCTTTTGCATAGGGACGGGCACAGGATCGTCGGGGAGTATACGATCACAGAAGATGATATGCGCGGCGGTACGACCTTTGAAGATGCGATTACATGCTGCAACATGCCGCCGGATCCGTTTTTCCCGGACGGTGGACACCACTTCAAATTTGACGTAACGCCATACGATATCCCATACCGCTCGCTTGTTTCCAAGGACTTCGGAAACCTGATGGCAGCGGGCGGCGCAAGCTCTATGGACCTGATCACCTGGGCGGCGCTTCGGTATTGTACGCCGAGCGTATGCACGGGGCAGGCGGCAGGAACTGCGGCGGCGATGGCCGCCAAGCAGGGAATCATGCCAAGCGAATTAAATGTCCCGGAGCTCCAGAAAGAGCTGCATAGCCAAGGATTGGTTACGACAAACAAGGATTTGCCGTCATCCGTCGTCGAGGAATATGCGCGCCGGGCAGAGGAATGGGGCAACGGCTTCGGGATGTAA
- a CDS encoding glycerol dehydrogenase — protein MARTYISPSKFVLGEGELKKLGEHVAGLGKKAVLIAHPEDFERVKDILDEGLKGTDYVHAAFCGESCDKEINRIVKLTEQEKADVVIGLGGGKALDTAKATGTLTKKPVIIVPTIASTDAPTSALAIIYTETGEFERYMHLPKNPDLVLVDSGVIAKAPTRFLISGMGDALATVFEARACIKANKPNMSGGMSTKAALAIAETCYATLLEDAHKAKAACDANVVTIALENIIETNILLSGLGFESSGLAAAHAVHDGLTVLEETHHYFHGEKVAFGTLVQLVLENAEEETIIEVLAFCRSLGLPVCLADLGVKELDEERLMRVATHACSDLETMDNMPFEVRPADVAAAIRAADIIGGTW, from the coding sequence ATGGCAAGGACGTATATATCCCCATCGAAGTTTGTACTGGGAGAAGGCGAGCTGAAGAAACTGGGCGAACACGTAGCAGGATTGGGAAAGAAGGCAGTCCTGATCGCGCATCCGGAAGATTTTGAACGCGTGAAAGATATATTGGACGAGGGGCTGAAAGGAACGGATTATGTGCACGCGGCATTTTGCGGAGAGTCGTGCGACAAGGAAATAAACAGGATCGTAAAGCTCACGGAACAGGAAAAAGCAGATGTAGTGATCGGCCTGGGTGGCGGAAAAGCCCTGGACACGGCAAAAGCGACAGGGACGCTGACGAAAAAGCCGGTAATCATCGTGCCGACGATCGCGTCGACGGACGCCCCTACAAGTGCGCTGGCGATCATCTATACGGAAACAGGAGAGTTTGAGCGGTATATGCACCTGCCGAAGAACCCGGATCTGGTATTGGTGGATTCCGGGGTCATCGCCAAGGCGCCGACGCGGTTTTTGATCTCAGGCATGGGAGATGCGCTGGCAACGGTATTCGAGGCGCGGGCCTGTATCAAGGCAAACAAGCCGAACATGTCGGGCGGTATGAGCACAAAGGCAGCGCTGGCGATTGCGGAAACATGCTATGCGACGTTGCTGGAGGATGCGCACAAGGCAAAAGCGGCATGCGACGCGAACGTAGTAACGATCGCACTGGAGAACATCATAGAAACAAATATCCTGCTTTCCGGCCTTGGATTCGAGAGCAGCGGGCTGGCGGCGGCGCATGCGGTACACGACGGGCTGACGGTACTTGAAGAAACACATCATTATTTCCACGGGGAGAAGGTAGCGTTCGGGACATTGGTGCAGCTGGTACTGGAGAACGCAGAGGAAGAAACGATCATTGAGGTACTTGCGTTCTGCCGCTCACTGGGATTGCCGGTATGCCTTGCAGACCTGGGGGTAAAGGAACTGGATGAAGAAAGATTGATGCGGGTGGCGACACATGCGTGCTCGGATCTGGAGACGATGGACAACATGCCGTTTGAGGTGCGGCCGGCTGATGTAGCGGCGGCAATCCGCGCGGCCGACATCATTGGGGGTACCTGGTAA
- a CDS encoding PocR ligand-binding domain-containing protein translates to MNSNLLNIRSILDLEQWQRIQDELASVTGMAILIVDYKGVPVTKHSSCTEFCATVRRNPETAKYCQKCDSRGGIEAARLNKPFMYLCHCNIVDVAIPIVIDEKYIGAVMAGQVMAERAQIADNLEKILMSSYENSFISESDLLKEKFEKIPRFSIRRIIAITNLLFHLCNYIVGEAVSKNAMNETYGKILGNVAESTHVETDFTDTSLDAMINIKDQVLKAIMSKQIKSTEPKDLSSSKHPILKPVIEYIYNNKHENIMLSQMAKLSHTSPSYLSRLFKKEMGKNFSDYVTDFKITLAKEMLETTNLSVTDISNDLGFSDSGYFIKQFKKHEGVTPAMFRKYMKR, encoded by the coding sequence TTGAACAGTAATTTATTAAATATTCGCAGCATCCTGGATTTGGAGCAATGGCAAAGAATACAGGATGAACTGGCGTCCGTCACCGGAATGGCAATCCTGATTGTGGATTACAAAGGTGTACCGGTGACAAAGCATAGCAGCTGCACAGAATTTTGTGCGACTGTCAGAAGAAATCCGGAGACGGCAAAGTATTGCCAAAAATGTGATTCCAGGGGTGGGATCGAGGCAGCAAGGCTCAATAAACCCTTTATGTATTTATGCCACTGCAATATCGTGGACGTAGCGATCCCGATTGTGATAGACGAAAAGTATATCGGCGCCGTGATGGCGGGACAGGTGATGGCGGAGCGTGCGCAGATAGCGGATAATCTGGAAAAAATCCTGATGTCATCCTACGAAAACAGCTTCATAAGCGAGAGCGATTTGCTGAAAGAAAAATTTGAAAAGATCCCCCGCTTTTCCATCCGGCGTATCATCGCGATAACCAACCTGTTATTTCATTTATGCAATTATATTGTAGGAGAAGCGGTCAGTAAAAATGCAATGAATGAAACTTATGGGAAAATACTGGGAAATGTAGCCGAAAGTACGCATGTGGAAACGGATTTTACGGATACCTCGCTGGACGCGATGATCAATATCAAGGATCAGGTCTTAAAGGCGATCATGAGTAAACAGATCAAATCCACGGAACCGAAGGATTTGAGTTCATCCAAACATCCGATCTTAAAACCGGTCATCGAATATATCTACAATAATAAGCATGAGAATATCATGCTCTCGCAGATGGCTAAGCTTTCGCACACAAGCCCCAGCTATTTAAGCAGGCTGTTTAAAAAAGAAATGGGAAAAAATTTCTCGGATTATGTTACTGATTTCAAAATCACCCTTGCAAAAGAGATGCTGGAAACGACCAACCTGTCGGTTACCGATATTTCAAATGATCTTGGGTTCAGCGATTCGGGATATTTCATCAAACAGTTCAAAAAGCATGAAGGCGTTACGCCGGCCATGTTCAGAAAGTATATGAAGCGATAA
- a CDS encoding putative bifunctional diguanylate cyclase/phosphodiesterase, which translates to MKRSAKIFIPILLVLLVVISLSAVKLVSNISNYGRLINYVGIVRGASQRVIKLETNHMPNDELIQYVDEILKELETGNGEYGLVIPQDATYQNDLSVLSKQWDLAKEGIRDVRNGASPAQLLSESEKLFEVANNTVFAIEDYASRQTADLSKLIFVMTAACIVACVIVVTIYIKRMLELRRKNETLQDIAARDELTGAYTMERFKEKAKNILKQNPTEKFAVAYIDFENFRYVNDVFGYECGDDILKTYAGLMKADLGENEVFGRNVADQFVALYRYSDKEDLTLRRKRIVLDLIDGAEAVKNKYMITLVYGFCCVEDVERTREIDMLLNCANFAQKTIKNQAGKKYYAFYDESIRDKMIEEATIMGRMQEALKQGEFVVHLQPKVSLHSGRVECAEALVRWNMPDKGLVFPDAFIPVFERYHFISAVDQYVFEKICIWMRERLEQGLKILPISVNVSRIQLYDPDFVQIYANIKKRYGIPDKLVEIEITESVAFENQDYMIQTVKDLRAQGFLCSLDDFGKGYSSLGMLKDLPIDALKLDAAFFAKDPEIEKDYTVLRGVISIARELHIQTVAEGVEYEEQVAFLKTEGCDFVQGYYYYKPMPIADFETLMSTQGKK; encoded by the coding sequence ATGAAGCGCTCTGCAAAGATATTTATTCCAATTCTTTTGGTATTATTGGTAGTCATCAGTTTATCTGCGGTCAAGTTGGTTTCTAACATCAGTAATTATGGCCGCTTGATTAACTATGTAGGGATCGTACGCGGCGCATCGCAGCGTGTCATCAAGCTGGAGACAAACCATATGCCCAACGATGAACTGATCCAATATGTGGATGAGATCCTTAAGGAGCTGGAAACGGGAAACGGGGAATATGGCCTTGTGATACCCCAAGACGCCACCTATCAAAACGACCTGTCCGTTTTATCAAAGCAGTGGGATCTTGCAAAAGAAGGGATACGGGATGTCAGAAACGGGGCATCCCCGGCGCAGCTGCTTTCGGAGAGCGAAAAATTATTTGAAGTTGCCAACAACACGGTTTTTGCAATAGAAGATTATGCCAGCCGGCAAACAGCGGACTTGTCAAAGTTGATTTTTGTGATGACCGCGGCCTGCATTGTGGCCTGCGTTATTGTAGTGACGATTTATATCAAAAGGATGCTGGAGTTAAGGCGAAAAAATGAAACCCTGCAGGACATCGCCGCAAGGGACGAATTGACGGGCGCTTACACCATGGAACGTTTCAAGGAGAAAGCAAAGAACATTCTGAAGCAGAATCCGACGGAAAAATTCGCAGTCGCCTATATTGACTTTGAAAATTTCAGGTATGTTAACGATGTTTTCGGCTATGAATGTGGCGATGATATTTTAAAAACATATGCCGGACTGATGAAAGCCGACCTCGGGGAAAACGAAGTCTTTGGACGCAATGTTGCCGACCAGTTTGTGGCCTTGTACCGCTATTCGGACAAAGAAGACCTGACCCTTAGGCGCAAACGGATCGTGCTGGATTTGATCGACGGGGCGGAGGCTGTAAAAAATAAATACATGATCACTCTGGTATACGGATTTTGCTGTGTGGAGGACGTGGAAAGGACGCGGGAAATCGACATGTTGCTCAATTGCGCCAACTTTGCACAGAAAACAATCAAAAACCAGGCGGGTAAGAAATACTACGCTTTTTATGACGAGAGTATACGGGACAAAATGATCGAGGAAGCCACGATCATGGGCAGGATGCAGGAAGCGCTCAAGCAGGGCGAATTTGTGGTACATCTGCAGCCGAAGGTCAGTTTGCACAGCGGACGTGTGGAATGTGCGGAAGCATTGGTACGCTGGAATATGCCGGATAAAGGGCTTGTGTTTCCGGATGCATTTATCCCTGTGTTTGAACGGTATCATTTTATCAGCGCGGTCGATCAATATGTGTTTGAAAAGATTTGTATCTGGATGCGTGAACGGCTGGAGCAGGGGCTTAAAATCCTGCCTATTTCCGTGAACGTATCCCGCATCCAGCTTTACGATCCTGATTTTGTGCAGATTTATGCGAATATCAAGAAGCGCTATGGGATCCCGGATAAGCTGGTAGAGATTGAAATTACCGAATCGGTCGCATTTGAGAACCAGGACTATATGATCCAGACGGTAAAGGATTTGCGCGCACAAGGGTTCCTTTGTTCGCTGGATGACTTCGGGAAAGGATACTCTTCGCTGGGTATGTTAAAGGATCTGCCCATCGATGCTTTAAAGCTGGATGCGGCTTTTTTTGCCAAGGATCCGGAGATCGAGAAAGATTATACAGTACTTCGCGGCGTGATCTCTATCGCAAGGGAGTTACATATCCAAACGGTTGCGGAAGGTGTGGAATATGAGGAACAGGTAGCGTTTCTTAAAACGGAAGGCTGTGATTTTGTTCAGGGATATTATTATTACAAGCCTATGCCGATCGCTGATTTTGAAACATTGATGAGCACACAGGGCAAAAAATAA